The segment TCTCGCGGAGCGTACATTCTGGAGCGTACCCCGGTTTTAGGTTTGCAGAGAGGATCTCGGTGCGGATACGTGGTCAGAACGCCGCGTGGGGAAATATGCGCGCCGCAGGTGCTGCTGGCGAGCGTATCTCCCAGATAGGACCGCTCGGCTGGATCCGGCGTAGGATCGTGCCGGTGGGGCCTTCCTCATCGTCACCGAACCCTTGCCGCAGGAACTGCTAGACCGGCTGCTACCAACCCGCCGGATGGCCACTGACACCAAGAATTTCGTCAACTTCTTTCGTGTCACCCCCGATAACCGCATGTTATTTGGCGGTCGTGCACGCTTCGCGACGTCGAACCTCAGGTCGGACGAGAAAAGCGGACTGATCTTGCGCCAGCAAATGGCAACCGTGTATCCCGAACTGACCGACGTACGGATCGACTATTGCTGGGGCGGCATGGTAGACATGACGGCCAATCAGCTTGCCTCGCGCGGGCCAGCGAGACGGTGTCTACTATTCGATGGGCTATAGCGGCCACGGCACCCAGATGGCCACCCTGATGGGCACGCTGATGGCGGAGATCATGGACGGACGCGCCGATCTCAACCCTTGGAAAGACTTCGACTGGCCCGCCATCCCCGGACACTTTGGAAACCATGGTTTTTGCCCCTGGTGGGCGCATGGTATCGCCTCAAGGACGGGCTGCAATGAATTCAGCTGCTCGTCAGCTTTTGCTAACGGAAGACGATTATTCTTTGCCGACGTCCGCACCGATATGACGATCGAAATAATGGAGATTAAGTAAATGAAAACACTGTTGCTTAAAAAAGAGGAAGTAAGCAGACTGATTTGCATGAGGGAAGTCATATGTACTGTGGAAGAAGCATACAGGGCCTTTAGCGGCAATCAGGTAGTTCAACCAGGTTATATCGGAATACACCTCCCGCCACCTGGCGGCGAAATCGATTTCAAGCTTGGGTATTGCAATCCAACGAAATCATCTCCATGAAGGCATCTTCTGGAGGTTTCATTAACAACCCGGAATCTCACGGCATTCCCAGCGGAATGGGGACTATTCTTCTATTTGATGCGAGAAGCTGTGCGTTGATTTGCGTTATGGAGGGCAGCTTGATCACCGGCCTCAGAACTGGAGCGTCCGGCGCTGTTTCTGTGAAAGTATTAGCACGAAAGGACGCGAAAGCATCACCTCTATTGGCACAGGAAATCAGGCGAGGATGCAAATCGCGCCATCAAAGAGATCATGAACGTTGAAGTGATCCATGCATGGGACAGCAACCCGGATACGCTATCTAAATATAAAACTGATATTGAGACCGAACTCGGCATTCCTGTAGTGATGGCAGATTCCAAAAAAGAAGCTGTTAAGCAGGCTGATATTCTGATTACCACGACCCGCGGTAAAGGATCGTTGGTGGAAGCTGACTGGGTAAAACCGGGCACACACATTGTTGCGATCGGCACAGATCAACAAGGCAAGCAGGAACTGGATCCAGAGCTATTCAGAAATGCAAAAATAGTCAATGATTCAATTGAGCAATGCATCGAAAAAGGAGAAACATGGCACCCGCTCAATAGCAATATTATCACCAAGGACGATATTCACGGGGAAATTGGCGAGATATTGTTGGGCAGAAAGCCGGGAAGAGAAAACGATCAAGAGATCACGATTTTCGACTCGACGGGAATGGCCGTACAGGACAATACTACCTCAACAAAATCTATCAAAATGCAATAGAAAGCCAGACCGGGACTTTTTTTGAGTTCTTTGAGTAAGATAGTTATTAAACGCGGAAAATCAATAAGTACCATGTTCGACCACCCTACCATTCATGACATTCGAGACGCCCAAGAGCGGCTGAAGCCCTTCATCAGACATACGCCGTTACTGCGTGCGGAAAAGATCGAAACCGCTTTTGGCTATCAGGTATATCTGAAACCAGAGATGCTGCAAATTACTGGAGCCTTTAAAATTCGAGGTGCACTGAACAAGTCACTATCGTTAACGAAAGATGAGATAGCCAACGGCATCATAGCCACATCGTCGGGCAATCATGCCCAGGGGCTTGCCTATGCCGCAAAGATGCTTGGCGTTAAATCGATACTGGTACTTCCGGTTACCACACCGAAAATTAAAATTGCCAACACAAAAGCCTTAGGGGCCGAAGTTATTCTTTTCGATGGCGATACGGCTGCCAGATGGAAGCGGGTTTATGAAATTGCTGAAGAATGCAACTATGCAGTTGTCCACGCTTTTGAGGACCCTCTGGTAATGGCCGGCCAAGGAACAATCGGCTGTGAAATATTGGAGGATCTGGAAGAGGTAGACACGGTAATTGTTCCCATGGGTGGCGGAGGCCTCATTTCAGGAATCGCTACCGCCATCAAAGAAACCGCCCCATCAGTGCGCGTCATAGGCGCGGAGCCTGCCCTAACGCCAAAGTATTTTTACAGCAGAAAGAATAAAGAGCGCACATCACTTCCTTTAAAAAATACTATTGCGGACGGACTAAGGATAAGTGTCCCGGGCCAGAATCCATATCCCATTATTGAAAAATATGTGGACGAGATCGTTCTGGTAGAAGACGAACTTATAGTTGCCGGCATGCGCATGCTTGCAAAAGATGCAAAATTGATTGCTGAGCCCGCTGCTTCGATTGGTATCGGGGCTTTGTTGGGCGGCAACATTCAATTTAAACCGCATGAGAAAGTTTGCGTGGTTTTGACTGGAGGCAACTGGGACTTAGGCGATTTATCCCAGATATACAAATTTACTGAGTGAAATTGGTCGCTCATGAATTGTTATTAATTATGCTAGGTGGTAGGAAGGAAAATTTTCAACCATCGGCGGGCTTAGCTGTTGTGCGCGCTCTCGAATACCAAAGCACGCCGGCGTCGCCGACCGGCCTGTAACCGGCGTCGAAAGCCGCGGGTACATCTCCATGGCTGCGTCAAAGGCGTGATTGCGAAAGCAAGCGTCAGGTACGGCCCTTACCCCAACGCCAGGCGGCGCGACAAATGCGCCCCATGCGGCACATGGATGTGGCGCGTGTAACGGAAGCAACCCCGGTGATGCAATGTAAGGGAATCTGCCCAACCGTGACCGGGGCAGCCGATGTCCTTTCGCGGAACGGCGCAAGCTGGCCCCCTTGAAATTTGGGTGGCCAATTACTATTTTATTTTCGCTCAGGCAGTCGCGACCGTTGCGCGCTGCGTGTTTCTGTTTGTTTGCCAGCAGCTTGGCAGGTGGATGGGAGCGCGTATGCCCCTTCGCCTCCTCGCTGCATCGAAGGAGGATACGACCATGAGTGATCTATTCTTTGGGACCGACCTTTTCAGCGAACTCGACCGCATGCAGAGGCAGATGGCGAGTTTGTTCGGCGGGTTCCCATCCAGCATCCGCTCCGGCCGTTTCGGGGCATTTCCCCCCGTCAATATCGGCGCCACGGACGATTCCATCGAGATTGTCGCGTTCGCACCGGGGCTCAAGCCAGACAAATTCGAGGTGTCGATCGACAAGGGCTTGCTGACCATCAGCGGCGAGCGCGAAGCGGCGCAAGCGGAGGATGATCCGGAGGTCCGGCTGTACGCGCAAGAGCGATTCACAGGCACGTTCCGGCGTGTGGTCGAATTGCCACAGAGCGCCGACCCCGACAAAGTCCAGGCGCGCTATGCCAACGGCTGCCTGTCTATCAGTGTCGGCAAGCGCGAAGCCTCAAAGCCCCGGGCGATCACGGTCCAGTAACGTGAGGAGAATGCCATGAACGAGACTACCCAAGTGACTGAGCGCAACCAGAACGCGGTGACAAAAGGCCAGGAGGACAGGTCCACGTCGACGATGACCCTGCTTCCCGCGGTCGACATCGTCGAGGACAGCAACGGCGTCACCCTCTGGGCCGATCTTCCGGGTGTGACCAAGGACAAGCTTGAGGTGAATGTCCACGACGGCAACCTCCATATCGAGGCGGAAGCGGTCGTGCCCACGCCCCAAGGCCTGCGGGTGCAACACGCGGAGATTCGGCAGCCTCACTTCGCCCGCGCTTTCTCGCTAAGTGCCGACCTTGACGCGTCGAAGATCGAGGCGAACCTGCAGGACGGCGTGCTCAAGCTGACGATCCCGCGTCGCGACGAAGCGCGTCCGCGCCGAATTGCAGTCAACGTGGCGTGAGTTGCCGCCGCAGGGTACCGGTGGCGTCTGCAAGGGCGCCACCGCAGTACCCAATGGCATCGACCTCGATCACATCGATGCGAAGTTCGACAGAGGCGTATTGACGCTGCGTCTACCCAAGACCGGCTCGTCGCAATCTGCGGTGAAGAAGATCGAGGTGAAGTGAGCGGAAGATGGCGAGCTGCGTCAAGGGAATAGACTCGCGTGAGTCTGCTGCGCTCAGCTGGCGGATTCCAGCTGGCCATGCAAGGTAGCGCCTCCAAGGCCCTTTCTGGCATAGGCGGCGCTCGGAACGCGCGATGCTGGCTTGCAACGGCAGCGAATCCACCTGCGACGCTGAGGTCTTGAAATCGCCGGACTGGCCTCTATTTTCGCGGCAAACACTTCCCGAGATGGAGACTTCGATGGAATTCGATTCTGAGTGGGTGACGCTAGGCAGGCATCGGGTGCGGCTCAAGTGCACGCGCGGCTTTCCTACCGAGCGGACGCGGCGCGTAGCGGAGTTGGTCACAGTCGCGATCGATAACAACCTCAGCGCGCGGGCCCGTTTGGTCGACGTCACGGCGCAAGGCGATGCTTACGTGATCAGCATCGGCACGACGTTCGAAAAGGACAGAGTGGCGGCCCCCCACCTGGAAGTGGCACTGGCCACGATGTTCGGCTTGGCGCCCGAGCAGATCACGATTGACGTTGTCGTTGTCAGTCAGGCAGAGGTGGATGTGCATTTTGGCGTATATGAGCGAATGCTGGCAGAGAAGCTCGGCACCGTGCCGGCCATTCAGTGAAGCGCCGGGATCGGTTCCTGGCCAATAATGCTTGTGGCTTGAATCCAGACGCCGGCGTTGACACGTGAATGCCCTGAACGGCCGCCCGGACACGACCCGCTCGGCCGGACAAGCTCATGATCAGAGTGATGGGACGAGGAGCAAGGCTATGAACATCCGTCCACTACACGATCTCGTCATCGTCAAACGCTTGGACGCAGAACACAAGACGGCCAGCGGTATTGTCATCCCCGATACCGCCGCCGAAAAGCCGGACCAGGGCGAAGTCCTGGCTGTCGGCCCCGGCAAGCGCCTGGGCGACGGCCATGTCAGCGCGCCGAGCGTGAAGGTTGGCGAGCGCGTGCTATTTGGCAAGTATGCGGGCACCACCGTCAAGCTTGAAGGCGAGGAGGTACTGGTGATGCGTGACGAGGACATTCTGTGCGTCGTTGAATAAAGGAAGGAACAGAAGACTGGCGTCTCGCGAGAAGTCTCATCAGTTCGAGAACATGGGGGCCCAGTTGGTCAAGCAGGTTGCGGCCAAGACATCCCCGAGATGGGCGTGATTGACGAGACACGCAAGGCGTGCGGCGAGGTCCATACGGCTGTGGATGTGCAGGGAATTTCCTACCAGGAAGCGCCAGGCGCTTGGACATCATGAGCAAGATCATCGGGATTGACCTCGGCACCACGAATTCGTGTGTGGCGCTGATGGATGGCAACCAGGTCAAAGTGATTGAGAACTCCGAAGGCTCGCGCACGACCCCGTCGATCGTCGCATATTTGAACGGCGGCGAAATCCTCCTCGGCGCGCCCGCCAAGCGGCAGGCCGTCACGAATCCAAAGAACACGCTGTTTGCCATAAAGCGGCTGATCGGCCGCCGCTATGAGGAAAAGGAAGTGCGGAAGGACATTGGCCTGATGCCCTTCACAATCTTGAAGGCTGACAACGGCGACGCATGGGTCGAAGCGCAAGGCCAGAAGCTCGCTCCGCCGCAAGTCTCGGCTGAGGTGCTGCGCAAGATGAAGAAGACCGCCGAAGACTATCTTGGAGAGCCTGTCACCGAAGCCGTCATCACGGTGCCCGCCTACTTCAACGACAGCCAGCGCCAGGCGACCAAGGATGCCGGGCGCATCGCCGGGCTGGACGTCAAGCGCATCATCAACGAGCCGACCGCGGCGGCGCTCGCGTTCGGGCTGGACAAAAAGGAAAGCCGCGACCGCAAGATTGCCGTGTTCGACCTGGGCGGCGGCACCTTCGACATCTCCATCATCGAGATCGCTGACTTGCAAGGCGAGAAGCAATTCGAAGTGCTGTCGACCAACGGTGATACCTTCCTGGGCGGAGAAGACTTCGACCAGCGCATCATCGACTACCTCATCGGCGAATTCAAGAAGGACCAGGGGGTCGACTTGTCGCGGGACATGCTGGCTCTGCAACGCCTGAAGGAAGCCGCGGAGAAGGCCAAGATCGAGCTCTCGTCAAGCCTGCAGACGGAAATCAGCCTGCCGTACATTACGGCCGACGCCAGCGGACCGCGCCATTTGAACCTGAAGCTCACGCGCGCCAAGCTCGAAGCCTTGGTCGAAGACCTGGTCGAGCGCACGTTGGAGCCGTGCCGGATCGCGATCAAGGACGCCGGTGTATCGGTGGAAAAGATCGACGACGTCATTCTGGTGGGTGGCATGACCCGTATGCCCAGAGTGCAGGAGAAAGTCAAAGCGTTCTTCGGCCGCGAGCCGCGCAAGGACGTCAACCCCGACGAAGCGGTGGCGGTGGGGGCGGCGATCCAGGGCGCGGTGCTCGCCGGTGATCGCAAGGACGTGCTGCTGCTTGACGTCACGCCGCTTTCGCTGGGAATCGAGACCCTCGGTGGCGTGATGAGCAAGATGATCACCAAGAACACCACCATCCCGACCAAGTTTTCTCAGATCTTTTCTACGGCCGACGACAACCAGGCGGCGGTGACCATCAAGGTCTACCAAGGCGAACGCGAGATTGTTACGGGCAGCAAGATGCTGGGCGAGTTCAACCTGGAGGGCATTGCACCGGCGCCGCGCGGCATGCCGCAGATCGAGGTGACGTTTGACATCGACGCCAATGGCATCCTGCACGTGTCGGCGCAGGACAAGGCTACTGGCAAGGAGAACCGGATCACCATCAAAGCCAACTCCGGCCTGTCTGAAGGCGAGATCCAGCACATGGTGAAGGACGCCGAGGCTCATGCTGACGAAGACCGTCGACAGCGGGAGTTGGTCGATGCGCGCAACCACGGCGACGCGCTGGCACACAGTTCGCGCAAGGCGCTGACCGAATACGGCGAGAAGCTGGACGCGGACGAGAAGGAGAAGATCGAATCCGCAATCAAGGACCTTGAGGCGGCACTGAAGACCTCCGACAAGGCCGAGATCGACGCCAAGGCGCAGGCCCTGGCCACGGCCTCGCTGAAACTCGGCGAAAAGATCTATGCGGACGTTCAGGTTCAGCCGGACACTGGCTCCGGTCGCGCCGCAGACGCGAAAGAGGCGAGCGCCGAGAAGAGTGACAAGGACGTGGAGGATGTGGAATTCAAAGAAGCGGGCGCCAAGCAGTAATAGAGCTTCGTTCTCAACCCCTGGCGTCGCCCGACGGACCGCCTTTTATTACACTTCACGGCTGGTGCTGCCGGTGATTGGAAGCGACGAGAAGCGCTGTCGCGCGGTGCGCTGCACCTGATCCTCAAAGAGGTGTTCGGCATGGCCGCGGCGCGCCTGCGGGCGCGCGGGCCGGAATGGGAACCGCAAGCCGCCGTGCTGGCCAGCGCCTCGGCGCACTGGCCGCGTCACACCGCCGGCTCGCACATGACCGACCGGCAGGTTGACCTGCGCTTTGTGCGCGACAACGTTGGGCACAGCTCGCTGTCGACGACGAGCGGCTACCATCGTGCATGGGCCCTTTTTTGAAGACCAGCTGTCGCCGGATATCCCTGGTCCCGTTCAACTCGCAACCCATTGGAGTACAGGCATGGTCGCAGTCAAATACGACGATCTTTCCATGTCCTTCGAGTTCGTTAGCTGCGCGGCGCCGACGGCGCACAACGCCTATGTCTCACTCGATAGCGGCAAAATCTATTGGACATCTGAATTCAATGACGACTTCGACGAGGAGATTCCTGACGACATCGAAACTTCGGACCGCTACGTTGCAATACCGCATAAGACCGAGCTCGGTCTTGGAAGACGTCTCGCCCTCCAATTTGTCGCCCAAGAATTGCCTGAGCGTTACGATCAGGTTGAAGAATTCTTCCGACGGCCAGGGGCTTACGCGCGCTTTAAGGATCTGGCGGAGCGCGAAGGCATTCTCGAGATCTGGTATTCCTTTGAAGCCGACTGTGTCGAAAGAGCTCTGAGGCAATGGTGTGCCGAAAACGGGCTGGAGGTTCTGGAGTCGTAGGCGCCGCTTAGACATGCCGAAAGAATCATTCGATGTCCTGCCGGCAACGCGGCGCCCCCTTGATGCCCGGTTGGCTACCGCCAAGATTCGCGAGTCGTTTCGCAGCTTCACGCTGGATCAAGGCCTTTAGTGCCTCGCGCACGAGTGCCGTTTTCTCCTCCAGGCCCTATAGGCTTGAGCCTTGGCGATCAGGTCGTCTTACCAAACATTCCCAGCCTTTCCGAGCCTTCTGCTTTTCAGCCCACCAATATCATCAAAGCGGCATATTGGACTTCGCGGTAATCCGCCTCGGAAGGTGAACTGACCACGGTCAGGTGCCTTTCGCGCAACGCTTGACTCTGCTGTTTTGAAGCCCCTAGTTGGCTTTCCATGGGGACCGCCGACAAACTATGGTTCAAGGTAGTCACGGTCTTCTGACGAAAACGGGCTCGCGCTCGTCGCGGTGCCCGAGGCGCAAGAGGTGAAGCATGGCTACCATTCACCGACGGCATTTCTTCACCCCCATGGAACTCCGGGTGCGAGATGTCACGCTTTCTGTGAGCGACGATTTCCAGACCCAGCGGGACAAGCTCGCGCGCATCATGCTGGACGCGATGTACCAGTTCGTGGGCCT is part of the Cupriavidus oxalaticus genome and harbors:
- a CDS encoding threonine/serine dehydratase, with the protein product MFDHPTIHDIRDAQERLKPFIRHTPLLRAEKIETAFGYQVYLKPEMLQITGAFKIRGALNKSLSLTKDEIANGIIATSSGNHAQGLAYAAKMLGVKSILVLPVTTPKIKIANTKALGAEVILFDGDTAARWKRVYEIAEECNYAVVHAFEDPLVMAGQGTIGCEILEDLEEVDTVIVPMGGGGLISGIATAIKETAPSVRVIGAEPALTPKYFYSRKNKERTSLPLKNTIADGLRISVPGQNPYPIIEKYVDEIVLVEDELIVAGMRMLAKDAKLIAEPAASIGIGALLGGNIQFKPHEKVCVVLTGGNWDLGDLSQIYKFTE
- a CDS encoding Hsp20/alpha crystallin family protein; the protein is MSDLFFGTDLFSELDRMQRQMASLFGGFPSSIRSGRFGAFPPVNIGATDDSIEIVAFAPGLKPDKFEVSIDKGLLTISGEREAAQAEDDPEVRLYAQERFTGTFRRVVELPQSADPDKVQARYANGCLSISVGKREASKPRAITVQ
- a CDS encoding Hsp20/alpha crystallin family protein — protein: MNETTQVTERNQNAVTKGQEDRSTSTMTLLPAVDIVEDSNGVTLWADLPGVTKDKLEVNVHDGNLHIEAEAVVPTPQGLRVQHAEIRQPHFARAFSLSADLDASKIEANLQDGVLKLTIPRRDEARPRRIAVNVA
- a CDS encoding Hsp20/alpha crystallin family protein, whose protein sequence is MPPQGTGGVCKGATAVPNGIDLDHIDAKFDRGVLTLRLPKTGSSQSAVKKIEVK
- a CDS encoding co-chaperone GroES, which gives rise to MNIRPLHDLVIVKRLDAEHKTASGIVIPDTAAEKPDQGEVLAVGPGKRLGDGHVSAPSVKVGERVLFGKYAGTTVKLEGEEVLVMRDEDILCVVE
- the dnaK gene encoding molecular chaperone DnaK encodes the protein MSKIIGIDLGTTNSCVALMDGNQVKVIENSEGSRTTPSIVAYLNGGEILLGAPAKRQAVTNPKNTLFAIKRLIGRRYEEKEVRKDIGLMPFTILKADNGDAWVEAQGQKLAPPQVSAEVLRKMKKTAEDYLGEPVTEAVITVPAYFNDSQRQATKDAGRIAGLDVKRIINEPTAAALAFGLDKKESRDRKIAVFDLGGGTFDISIIEIADLQGEKQFEVLSTNGDTFLGGEDFDQRIIDYLIGEFKKDQGVDLSRDMLALQRLKEAAEKAKIELSSSLQTEISLPYITADASGPRHLNLKLTRAKLEALVEDLVERTLEPCRIAIKDAGVSVEKIDDVILVGGMTRMPRVQEKVKAFFGREPRKDVNPDEAVAVGAAIQGAVLAGDRKDVLLLDVTPLSLGIETLGGVMSKMITKNTTIPTKFSQIFSTADDNQAAVTIKVYQGEREIVTGSKMLGEFNLEGIAPAPRGMPQIEVTFDIDANGILHVSAQDKATGKENRITIKANSGLSEGEIQHMVKDAEAHADEDRRQRELVDARNHGDALAHSSRKALTEYGEKLDADEKEKIESAIKDLEAALKTSDKAEIDAKAQALATASLKLGEKIYADVQVQPDTGSGRAADAKEASAEKSDKDVEDVEFKEAGAKQ